One window of the Triticum dicoccoides isolate Atlit2015 ecotype Zavitan chromosome 3B, WEW_v2.0, whole genome shotgun sequence genome contains the following:
- the LOC119282249 gene encoding jasmonate O-methyltransferase-like, translated as MASMLMVHMNQGQGETSYARNSFVQNGEQKRMKPLIEAAILDLCPSTSTLLPTNMVIADLGCSSGPNAIALVSIAIEAIHNHYHQFLQPPPEVSVLLNDLPDNDFNMVLKSLVTLRRSNKSIVMTGVLPGSFYERLFTSGSLHLVCSSNSLHWLSQAPEGLTRNQIPAYDIDEHTRLERRPMVLQAYAQQFRKDFTRFLELRAKEMIPGGRMVVSLVGRDSDVITPEFSPLWEFIAQILSVMVSEGVIDKANFDSFYLPVYEPSNKELREIIQDEGTFSITEMQVNNPFVGLDSALVVPSRFAGVTRAIFEPIIVHHFGEVMDEFVRTLERRWILEGSLQVDLAKSPRPMLAVSLKKA; from the exons ATGGCGTCCATGTTGATGGTGCATATGAATCAAGGACAAGGGGAAACAAGCTATGCTCGCAACTCCTTTGTTcag AATGGTgagcagaagaggatgaagccccTGATAGAAGCGGCTATCCTCGATTTATGCCCCAGCACTAGCACCTTGTTGCCCACAAATATGGTGATTGCCGACCTGGGTTGCTCCTCTGGCCCAAACGCGATAGCGCTAGTGTCGATTGCCATAGAGGCCATCCACAATCACTACCACCAGTTCTTACAGCCACCTCCCGAAGTGTCTGTCCTCCTCAACGATCTGCCTGACAACGACTTCAAcatggtgctgaagagcttggtcaCGCTACGTCGAAGCAACAAATCTATTGTCATGACTGGGGTTTTACCCGGGTCGTTTTACGAGAGGCTCTTCACTAGTGGTTCCTTGCATCTTGTCTGCTCGTCGAACAGCCTGCATTGGCTCTCACAG GCTCCTGAAGGTCTGACAAGGAACCAGATCCCGGCGTATGACATTGACGAGCATACCAGGCTTGAAAGGCGCCCAATGGTTCTTCAGGCTTATGCACAACAGTTCAGGAAAGATTTTACACGTTTCCTCGAGCTGAGGGCGAAAGAAATGATCCCAGGAGGCCGGATGGTTGTTTCTCTTGTAGGGAGGGATTCTGATGTAATCACCCCCGAATTCTctcccctctgggaattcatagctcAGATTCTAAGCGTCATGGTCTCAGAG GGTGTAATCGACAAAGCAAACTTTGACTCTTTCTATTTGCCTGTGTATGAACCTTCCAACAAAGAGCTGAGGGAGATCATCCAAGATGAAGGCACATTTTCAATCACTGAGATGCAGGTGAACAATCCTTTTGTTGGTCTGGACAGCGCACTTGTGGTCCCAAGCAGGTTTGCTGGTGTAACCAGAGCCATATTTGAGCCGATAATAGTCCATCATTTTGGAGAAGTCATGGATGAATTCGTGAGGACCTTGGAGCGACGCTGGATCTTGGAAGGCAGCTTGCAAGTCGATCTTGCCAAAAGCCCACGACCAATGCTAGCGGTATCCCTCAAGAAGGCATGA